A window from Balearica regulorum gibbericeps isolate bBalReg1 chromosome 1, bBalReg1.pri, whole genome shotgun sequence encodes these proteins:
- the U2AF1 gene encoding splicing factor U2AF 35 kDa subunit isoform X1, whose translation METDVLGCTTNQHLARKRCCCKLACSRDQPVLTFRQLDFKKNGTNTILIQNIYRNPQNSAQTADGSHCAVSDVEMQEHYDEFFEEVFTEMEEKYGEVEEMNVCDNLGDHLVGNVYVKFRREEDAEKAVIDLNNRWFNGQPIHAELSPVTDFREACCRQYEMGECTRGGFCNFMHLKPISRELRRELYGRRRKKHRSRSRSRERRSRSRDRGRGGGGGGGGGRERDRRRSRDRERSGRF comes from the exons ATGGAGACAGATGTTCTCGGTTGCACAACAAACCAACATTTAGccag GAAGCGATGCTGTTGTAAGCTTGCCTGTAGTAGAGACCAACCAGTGCTAACTTTCAG acaACTTGATTTTAAGAAGAACGGTACAAAT ACCATCTTGATTCAAAACATCTATCGTAACCCCCAAAACAGTGCACAGACGGCTGACGGCTCACACT GTGCTGTGAGCGATGTTGAGATGCAGGAACATTATGATGAATTCTTTGAG GAGGTCttcacagaaatggaagaaaaatatggtgAAGTTGAGGAGATGAACGTTTGTGATAACcttggagatcatctagttggAAATGTATACGTAAAG TTTCGCCGTGaagaagatgcagaaaaggCTGTGATTGACCTGAACAATCGCTGGTTTAACGGACAGCCCATTCATGCTGAGCTTTCACCTGTGACTGACTTCAGAGAGGCCTGTTGCCGTCAATATGAAATGGG aGAGTGTACACGAGGAGGTTTCTGCAACTTTATGCATTTGAAACCCATTTCTCGAGAGTTAAGACGCGAGTTGTATGGGCGTCGTCGTAAAAA GCATAGATCCAGGTCGAGGTCCCGTGAACGTCGGTCTAGATCCAGAGATCGTGGTcgtggaggtggtggtggaggaggaggaggacgtgAACGTGATAGGAGGCGGTCAAGAGATCGTGAAAGATCTGGTCGATTCTGA
- the U2AF1 gene encoding splicing factor U2AF 35 kDa subunit isoform X4, whose product MQEHYDEFFEEVFTEMEEKYGEVEEMNVCDNLGDHLVGNVYVKFRREEDAEKAVIDLNNRWFNGQPIHAELSPVTDFREACCRQYEMGECTRGGFCNFMHLKPISRELRRELYGRRRKKHRSRSRSRERRSRSRDRGRGGGGGGGGGRERDRRRSRDRERSGRF is encoded by the exons ATGCAGGAACATTATGATGAATTCTTTGAG GAGGTCttcacagaaatggaagaaaaatatggtgAAGTTGAGGAGATGAACGTTTGTGATAACcttggagatcatctagttggAAATGTATACGTAAAG TTTCGCCGTGaagaagatgcagaaaaggCTGTGATTGACCTGAACAATCGCTGGTTTAACGGACAGCCCATTCATGCTGAGCTTTCACCTGTGACTGACTTCAGAGAGGCCTGTTGCCGTCAATATGAAATGGG aGAGTGTACACGAGGAGGTTTCTGCAACTTTATGCATTTGAAACCCATTTCTCGAGAGTTAAGACGCGAGTTGTATGGGCGTCGTCGTAAAAA GCATAGATCCAGGTCGAGGTCCCGTGAACGTCGGTCTAGATCCAGAGATCGTGGTcgtggaggtggtggtggaggaggaggaggacgtgAACGTGATAGGAGGCGGTCAAGAGATCGTGAAAGATCTGGTCGATTCTGA
- the U2AF1 gene encoding splicing factor U2AF 35 kDa subunit isoform X2, translating to MAEYLASIFGTEKDKVNCSFYFKIGACRHGDRCSRLHNKPTFSQTIALLNIYRNPQNSSQSADGLRCAVSDVEMQEHYDEFFEEVFTEMEEKYGEVEEMNVCDNLGDHLVGNVYVKFRREEDAEKAVIDLNNRWFNGQPIHAELSPVTDFREACCRQYEMGECTRGGFCNFMHLKPISRELRRELYGRRRKKHRSRSRSRERRSRSRDRGRGGGGGGGGGRERDRRRSRDRERSGRF from the exons ATGGCGGAGTATCTGGCCTCCATCTTCGGAACAGAGAAGGACAA aGTCAACTGTTCGTTTTATTTCAAAATCGGAGCTTGTCGTCATGGAGACAGATGTTCTCGGTTGCACAACAAACCAACATTTAGccag ACCATTGCCCTCTTGAACATTTACCGTAACCCTCAAAACTCTTCCCAGTCTGCTGACGGTTTGCGCT GTGCTGTGAGCGATGTTGAGATGCAGGAACATTATGATGAATTCTTTGAG GAGGTCttcacagaaatggaagaaaaatatggtgAAGTTGAGGAGATGAACGTTTGTGATAACcttggagatcatctagttggAAATGTATACGTAAAG TTTCGCCGTGaagaagatgcagaaaaggCTGTGATTGACCTGAACAATCGCTGGTTTAACGGACAGCCCATTCATGCTGAGCTTTCACCTGTGACTGACTTCAGAGAGGCCTGTTGCCGTCAATATGAAATGGG aGAGTGTACACGAGGAGGTTTCTGCAACTTTATGCATTTGAAACCCATTTCTCGAGAGTTAAGACGCGAGTTGTATGGGCGTCGTCGTAAAAA GCATAGATCCAGGTCGAGGTCCCGTGAACGTCGGTCTAGATCCAGAGATCGTGGTcgtggaggtggtggtggaggaggaggaggacgtgAACGTGATAGGAGGCGGTCAAGAGATCGTGAAAGATCTGGTCGATTCTGA
- the U2AF1 gene encoding splicing factor U2AF 35 kDa subunit isoform X3: MAEYLASIFGTEKDKVNCSFYFKIGACRHGDRCSRLHNKPTFSQTILIQNIYRNPQNSAQTADGSHCAVSDVEMQEHYDEFFEEVFTEMEEKYGEVEEMNVCDNLGDHLVGNVYVKFRREEDAEKAVIDLNNRWFNGQPIHAELSPVTDFREACCRQYEMGECTRGGFCNFMHLKPISRELRRELYGRRRKKHRSRSRSRERRSRSRDRGRGGGGGGGGGRERDRRRSRDRERSGRF; encoded by the exons ATGGCGGAGTATCTGGCCTCCATCTTCGGAACAGAGAAGGACAA aGTCAACTGTTCGTTTTATTTCAAAATCGGAGCTTGTCGTCATGGAGACAGATGTTCTCGGTTGCACAACAAACCAACATTTAGccag ACCATCTTGATTCAAAACATCTATCGTAACCCCCAAAACAGTGCACAGACGGCTGACGGCTCACACT GTGCTGTGAGCGATGTTGAGATGCAGGAACATTATGATGAATTCTTTGAG GAGGTCttcacagaaatggaagaaaaatatggtgAAGTTGAGGAGATGAACGTTTGTGATAACcttggagatcatctagttggAAATGTATACGTAAAG TTTCGCCGTGaagaagatgcagaaaaggCTGTGATTGACCTGAACAATCGCTGGTTTAACGGACAGCCCATTCATGCTGAGCTTTCACCTGTGACTGACTTCAGAGAGGCCTGTTGCCGTCAATATGAAATGGG aGAGTGTACACGAGGAGGTTTCTGCAACTTTATGCATTTGAAACCCATTTCTCGAGAGTTAAGACGCGAGTTGTATGGGCGTCGTCGTAAAAA GCATAGATCCAGGTCGAGGTCCCGTGAACGTCGGTCTAGATCCAGAGATCGTGGTcgtggaggtggtggtggaggaggaggaggacgtgAACGTGATAGGAGGCGGTCAAGAGATCGTGAAAGATCTGGTCGATTCTGA